The sequence GAAATCCTCGCCCTGGAAAACAGGGTGATGCACACCGGCCCCACTACCGGAAGCGGCCCGGGCATTGACGGTTCAATCAAGAGTTTCGACACCTATGAAATCGACGACGTGCTCTATCTCGGAAATATCCCATTCCACGGTCTCGAGGCATACATCATTACCCACACGGCAAACAACCTGAAATCATTGCCCGGAGCGGTGGTGCAGGATACGGATCTCGATAATTACTGGGAAGACCCGGCCGCGGTTGATGCCCATTATTTTGGAAATATTGTCACCCATTTTCTCGCTGACACCTTCTCTGATGTTTCCTGGTACGGGCAAAGTGGATTCAATAAGATCGGCGGCCTTTATTCCACGGTGCATTACGGCACTGGCTATGAGAACGCCTTCTGGAACGGCAAACAGATGGTTTATGGGGACGGCGATACTACATTCCATCCTCTTTCCGGTTCCATTGATGTGGTTGCCCATGAGATTATCCATGGGGTCACCGAGGCAATCAACGATCTTAACTATTGCAGACAGCCGGGCGCCCTCAATGAATCCTGGTCCGATGTTTTCGCCATGTTCATTGCCATGGACAATGAAGTGGAATTTCCTTTCCGGATCGGTGAGGAAATCATGAAAATTGATGAAACTGCCGGTTATGAAGCTTATTATGCATTAAGACGTATGGATGATCCTGCCTTCCGGTCAGACAATTATCCGGAAAATGACTGGGACTCCTCCAGCCCCCTTAACAGCTGGGGGCAACCGGAGCATACCGATGAAATGTACAGGGCCGGCTGCTGGCCCTGGACCGATAACGGCGGGGTTCACATCAATTCCGGAATACCCAATAAGGCCGCTTACCTCATTACCACTGACATCGGCCGCGAAAAAGCCCAGCAGATTTACTATCTGGCAATGTTCTACATGGGAAAATACGCACAATTTGTTGACGCCCGGGACGCCCTTGAACAGGCAGCCTTCGATCTCTACGGAAACGGTCCTGAAATTCTTTCAATCCAAGCGGCTTTTAATAGCGTGGGAATTTATTAATTTCCCGCATTCAAACCGAGACTCTGGCAACTGCGCTGTGCCGCTTCCGGCCGTCCTGAAGTACTGTCTCGTCCCTCTCTTGTTTTCACAGGCTCGGCTCGAATGCTTGCTGGAAGAGCATTTTGTTTGCATATTGAAATAGTCGGTGTGTTCCGATATGATTACTGATATGAGGTTGTCTTCCTGCCGCTGTAAGGGGCCCCTCAAAGGTATGTTCCGGTTCCGCTACAAACCGAATACTTTTCTTCTTCATCAAGGTGAAAAATGAAAAATTTATTGAATGTATTGCTTATCCTCTGCTGTTTCTTTCCTGTTACTGCTTTTGCAGACAGCTTTTCCGAGCTTTCGTCAAAAACCAATTATCTTGATCAAGGATTTTCCATACAGCAAGCGGTTGCACTGCTTGGCGAACCCACCTGGGCGGTTACCTCGGACGATAGCGGCAGATTCTCCATTGGTAAAAAAGGTGCGGCATTGGCGCTTTATTGGAACAATCCCGGCTGCGGTCCGGTTATTGTTTTTTTTGATAAAAACCATACAGTAACCGCCTGGGATGAAGGAACTGATTTTTGCGGTGCAGGCGCAGAGGATTTCAATCCCACAGACCAGTACAACTGCACAAACCCGGACCGAATAATTTTGTGCAAATAAAACGGTTTATTTTATCAGGCCCCGTTGACCTCTTCGGGACTTATTGAGAATGTAACAATACTAATGAAGATCCTCGACGAAATCCTGCTTATCAAACTCGCTGAACAGGCAAAAACCTCTTCCCGAAAAAGAACCCACTATAATTTTCACCCTTCGCTTGAAGACAGCACTCAGAGGTTATGCGTGGTTATCGAGCCGGGAAGCTATATCCGGCCGCACCGTCATTCAAATCCTGCAAAGTGGGAACTCTTCTTCGCCTTGAAAGGCTCTGCATTAATCCTCATTTTTGACAGTTCTGGCAAGGTGATCAATCGCCAGATAATCTCCGGAACCGGACCGGCTCATGCCGCTGAAATCCCTGAAAAC comes from Pseudomonadota bacterium and encodes:
- a CDS encoding M4 family metallopeptidase, producing the protein MKTKILTVYIAGLIGLALLCQPAGSVAQTFDGTAAQKHAIEILRSMSIGHFKVSWDEEKQFVKYLSGNLYTKKGLPPSKLSKQFLSSHKELFGIADLTDLKYSGALTTSSGKMLTFSQQKNGIEVIGGQIKVRIQNGVVSTIANHYEPEIAVATTPTIHADQALALAGNKTGLDTTTVDIALKILPMDEHFFLVHVVSFPFISEPQPSRYRVYVDALSGEILALENRVMHTGPTTGSGPGIDGSIKSFDTYEIDDVLYLGNIPFHGLEAYIITHTANNLKSLPGAVVQDTDLDNYWEDPAAVDAHYFGNIVTHFLADTFSDVSWYGQSGFNKIGGLYSTVHYGTGYENAFWNGKQMVYGDGDTTFHPLSGSIDVVAHEIIHGVTEAINDLNYCRQPGALNESWSDVFAMFIAMDNEVEFPFRIGEEIMKIDETAGYEAYYALRRMDDPAFRSDNYPENDWDSSSPLNSWGQPEHTDEMYRAGCWPWTDNGGVHINSGIPNKAAYLITTDIGREKAQQIYYLAMFYMGKYAQFVDARDALEQAAFDLYGNGPEILSIQAAFNSVGIY
- a CDS encoding WbuC family cupin fold metalloprotein, yielding MKILDEILLIKLAEQAKTSSRKRTHYNFHPSLEDSTQRLCVVIEPGSYIRPHRHSNPAKWELFFALKGSALILIFDSSGKVINRQIISGTGPAHAAEIPENAWHTLTALESGTVLFEIKPGPYAPPSPDEFATWAPEEGTAEAQKIEA